CACGCTTTTCATCTTCACCGAGCATGCGTTTCGACTCATAGCCTTGCAAAAAAGCCGCCATTTTACTGCGGTCAAAATTCACCGACTCGCCTTGTTCAGCCATACCCCATGTGGTACAAAAATCATTAATCGTAATGGCAATATCCATCACATAATGTTCAACGCTGACTTCGGTGAAATCTAATAACCCAGTCAGATGCGCTTCACCTTTTTGACTGTTATTTAAAGATAAGTTCCATAAAGTATTATCAGCAAACATGTCTAAATGACATAAGCCTTTTGGCAAAGTGGCAAGTGGCAAGTCCGTATAAGATTGCCAAATATCACTCATCAGCTTGGCTTCATCAGCTGGCATAAACTGCTTTTCACGGTCGCGTACCTCGCTCCATGGATATAAAGGCACGCCATATTCTTCCGCAGGCTGTAGCTGTTGTAGCGTTTCATGCAATACTGCCAAAGACGCGCCAATTTCATGACACATCGCTTGCGTCGTCTGCTGTGGATGCGAGCCTGCCAAACATGGCACTAGCGTAATAGCTTTGTTGTCATAACGTATGACATAACATTTTTCTGCGCTATCAACCAATGATAATGGCGCCGCTACCGGCAATTTACCATCTAATTGGTTTAAGATAACCGCCATTTTTTCGATGTCTTCTGGTGGACGCTCTTCAAACAAGGTAAACACATAAGAATGTGCGCCATCTACATCGTCAGTCGTCTGAATAAACCAGTTAGAGTTTTTGATACCTTGGGTAATCGGAATGGCACGGGCGAACGATACGCCAAAACGTTGGCAAAAGGTAGCAAATTGGTCATCGGTTAACTGGGTATAGACGGACATGACATCTCACTTATGGCAATTAAAAGAAGGTAAATAGATACGGTAATGACAATGATTGTACCGTGCATGAGCAAACTTTGGTTAAAAGCATAATAATCTTGCGAAAACCTGCCTGAGATGGCAGTGATTTTGCTAGACTAGCGCTTATAGAATGAATTGATTATAAGGTGAAAGACCCTATGTTAGCAAAGCGTATCATCCCTTGTTTGGACGTTGATAATGGGCGCGTGGTCAAAGGCGTACAATTTGTCGATATCAAAGATGCAGGTGACCCTGTCGAGGTAGCGAAACGCTACAATGAACAAGGCGCCGATGAGATTACTTTTTTGGACATTACTGCGACCAATGACGAGCGTGACACCACTTACCATACGGTAGAACGTATGGCGGAAACGGTATTTGTGCCATTAACTGTCGGCGGCGGCGTGCGTAAAATTGCCGATATTCGTAATTTGCTCAATGCAGGCGCGGATAAAGTAGCGATCAATTCTGCTGCGGTATTTACCCCTGAGTTCGTCGGTGAAGCCTCGCAGAAATTCGGCAATCAATGTATCGTCGTTGCTATCGATGCCAAGCGCGTTGCTGATATCGAGGTTGATGGCATTATCATGCCGCGTTGGGAAATATTTACCCACGGCGGTCGTAAGCCAACGGGCATTGATGCCGTCGCTTGGGCAAGCAAAATGGCTGAGCTTGGCGCCGGTGAATTATTGGTAACTTCTATGGATGGCGATGGCACCAAAAAAGGCTACGATTTGGCATTAATGAAGCAAATTACCAGTCGTGTAAATGTACCAGTTATCGCGTCAGGTGGCGTCGGTAATTTACAGCATTTAGCCGAAGGCGTATTAGAAGGCGGCGTCGATGCCGTCCTTGCTGCCAGTATTTTTCACTTTGGTGAGTATACCGTTCAAGAAGCCAAAGCATATATGGCAGCGCAAGGTATACAAATGCGTTTGTAAGACGTTGGTAAAATACAAATATAGTAGAAAAAAATGTTATCATAGCGCTAACTGCTTATTATCATTTGGTTTTCGTTCATTTTACTGCCTATTTATCTGCTCACTAGCCAATTAAATAAGCGATTTGAACCTAGCAATATATTTAGATTCCTAATACTTAGATTCTTATACTTCTATTAATAGCCTATTCGGCAAAGGATTTTTTATGTCAAATTTACAACAGCAACGCAATGACGTGACCCATATTGATGGCAATTTACATCAAAACGAGGACGTGCGTATCGGTATCGTCGTCGGTCGTTTTAATGGTTTTGTCGTTGAGTCATTGGTTGATGGTGCGATTGATGCGTTGCTTCGTCATGGCGTATTGGGCAGTAACATCACTGTGATTCGTGTGCCGGGTGCTTTCGAGTTGCCATTGGTTGCACAGCGTGCTGCTGAGTCTGATCGCTTTGACGCTATCGTTGCTTTGGGTGCGATTATCCGTGGTAGCACGCCGCATTTTGACTTTGTCGCAAGCGAATCTGCTAAAGGTTTAAGCAGTGTTGCCATTGACTATAATATTCCAGTAGCAAACGGCGTATTGACTACTGACAGCATCGAGCAAGCGATTGAGCGTGCTGGTACTAAAGCTGGTAATAAAGGTTCAGAAGCAGCGATGGTTGTACTAGAAATGCTTGCTGTGTTATCACAGTTAGACATTGATGATGGCAGCGAAGACGCTTAATTGCACTCACTGTTAGCCGCATTTATGAGTATAAAATTATTATTTATTGTTTGAAACGGGGCTATGGTTATAACGATAGCCCTTAGCACTTTACAATAGCATTAGCATTAATATTTTAAATGATTATCGAACATCCATCTCCAAGACTGACTAGCAACATTTGCTAGTCGACCACTATTTAACATTTTATTTTTAAACTTATTATCTCAAAA
The window above is part of the Psychrobacter cryohalolentis K5 genome. Proteins encoded here:
- a CDS encoding homoserine kinase, with the protein product MSVYTQLTDDQFATFCQRFGVSFARAIPITQGIKNSNWFIQTTDDVDGAHSYVFTLFEERPPEDIEKMAVILNQLDGKLPVAAPLSLVDSAEKCYVIRYDNKAITLVPCLAGSHPQQTTQAMCHEIGASLAVLHETLQQLQPAEEYGVPLYPWSEVRDREKQFMPADEAKLMSDIWQSYTDLPLATLPKGLCHLDMFADNTLWNLSLNNSQKGEAHLTGLLDFTEVSVEHYVMDIAITINDFCTTWGMAEQGESVNFDRSKMAAFLQGYESKRMLGEDEKRALPVMLAKAAVIFWLLRLNVIHYNRTEGRTGDNIMVKNPDLMKRLAAYHWSHVEKAQNTVFVLLAINNKIEKPIAGVFSSITQAEQTCDSLGNSSDFIIKEYTLDQLV
- the hisF gene encoding imidazole glycerol phosphate synthase subunit HisF, with translation MLAKRIIPCLDVDNGRVVKGVQFVDIKDAGDPVEVAKRYNEQGADEITFLDITATNDERDTTYHTVERMAETVFVPLTVGGGVRKIADIRNLLNAGADKVAINSAAVFTPEFVGEASQKFGNQCIVVAIDAKRVADIEVDGIIMPRWEIFTHGGRKPTGIDAVAWASKMAELGAGELLVTSMDGDGTKKGYDLALMKQITSRVNVPVIASGGVGNLQHLAEGVLEGGVDAVLAASIFHFGEYTVQEAKAYMAAQGIQMRL
- the ribE gene encoding 6,7-dimethyl-8-ribityllumazine synthase, with translation MSNLQQQRNDVTHIDGNLHQNEDVRIGIVVGRFNGFVVESLVDGAIDALLRHGVLGSNITVIRVPGAFELPLVAQRAAESDRFDAIVALGAIIRGSTPHFDFVASESAKGLSSVAIDYNIPVANGVLTTDSIEQAIERAGTKAGNKGSEAAMVVLEMLAVLSQLDIDDGSEDA